Within Sorghum bicolor cultivar BTx623 chromosome 2, Sorghum_bicolor_NCBIv3, whole genome shotgun sequence, the genomic segment aatttaacAATATCTATTATGTATGGCAAACATTAATACATTTCGTATATATTAGTACTTGGTAAATTTTGTAAGGTCTGATCTCTTGAAGAGCGAGATGAACGTGTTTTTTTTTGTAGAAATAAAGAGCTGGCTACAACTAGAAATAAAGAGCTGGCTGCAATGCAGAATCAGGTTTAGGCATAGGCCAGGGCACACAAACAATTATTGCAACGTTAAGCTACCCAAAGATAGTCAGAGCTTCGATGAATGAATGGCTGCAGGGGCAGCGATCCAGCGCTTGGATCTTTACTCTTGTACACTACACGTCTACACCGCAATATCTATCTCATCCTGAACCCACCAGGACGAGATCCTTCAGGTGCCAATGCAAATTAACAAGGAAATTTAATATCTGCTCAAGTCTTCTCCAAAGCAGAAAAGTGTACGTAAGTTTTTTCTTTCTGCCGGCTAATATGCAGCGCTCATACAATGCTAAGGGACGGTAACACTATTTCACCACTCATACAATGCTAAATCAAGTCATTTTCATTTTGACCATTTCGATTCTTTTACAAAAATAGACTAATACTTATTTTATCCATTTGGGATTGATCCTAGCTCCGGATTCAACGTGTGAGGTCGCTCCAGAATAGACAAATGGGAAAATGGCAACTACATGAGACAAAAATCGTTTATCCGTTTACACTTGAAACCGGGAGCTAAAAAAACAGTTTCTCACCACTCTGTGTTCATCAGTACTTCAGTCTCCAACAGAATCAATCTATTGTCATTTCTTACTAGCTCTCACCTGAGGATCGTTATCATTAttcgcttgaacttatcagccgaatctgccacctattcagcagtgttttctctcacaacaaatcagttaaAAATACTTTATGTCATGACTTATCAGTCAAACGAACAAGACGTAGAACAACCAGGGAACTTGAAGTAAAAatcagatattgaagatgtacccaaaaaaaaaatcaaagtgtTATTGTACATTTTTAAAGTGTAGTATATGTTTAGAACCATAATCGTTGTTAGTATTTTCTATacatttagggcctgtttagattggagatgaaaattttttagatgtcacatcggatgtgtcggaaggatgtcgagagaggtttttagaaactaataaaaaaacaaattacatagctcgtcagaaaactgcaagacaaatctattaagtataattaatttgtcattagcacatgtgggttactgtagcacttaaggctaatcatggagtaactaggcttaaaagattcgtctcacgattttcaaccaaactgtgtaattagtttatttttttatatacatttaatattctatgtatgtgtccaaagattcgatgagatggatgaaaaaattttaggtgggaaactaaacagggctagTTACCGTGCTAATCTATGCCTTTGGCATAGGCCGCACTATTGCGGGTAAATGATGAAAACCACCGCAACCGTTTCCTGTGAGTGTGAAGCGCATCGACGGGGCTCCGATCCGATCGCCTAGCTGACTACCCGCTCAGACCATCTGCACGCACTTCAGTCAGTCACAGCTCACAGGTCGGCAGGGGCAGCGTCGTCAGGCCGGCGGCGCACCCAGCATCATTGCGGCAATGCGGCGCCGCAACGGCGTCACAGGAGGACAGTTTGTGCCTGTGCCACAGAGCCAGTCATGGCACTTGGCATGGCAGGCAGGCAACCGAATACAGATACAGTAGAATATACACCGTAGTCCGTATACCTCAAGGTTTCTACCTCGACACATGACGTATTTACACATCGTGCTAGGAGTATACTTGCCGGTACCTACGTACTCACGGGCCATCCGTGCCATTAATTCTAACTCGTCGTCTCACGCATGCCCCGGCGGAGTAACCATGcctgcggtggcggcggcgaggacggcgacggcgacggcctcGTGCACCTCACGCTGCGCCCGCCGTCGACGCCAGGTCGGCAGCATGCCATCGCGAACCATCCATCAATGGACAAAATGGCCAGGTTGCTTTTGCTAGAAGCTCCTCCGCCGGATCTGACACTGAGGGTGACCAAGGACAGCGACGCGTGCAGTGCATCACGGTTCGGTTCACTCCGTGGTCAGTGAGCAGAATCATGAGGGCGAGCTCGGACCATTGGGGACGTCCGGCACTCCGGCCATTGGATGGGAGACGGTAGACTTGTCTCCATGGAAGTTGTCACGGCAGAGAGAAGTGTCCATGTTGGCATCATCGTCTGGATTATCTTGGGGGATTGGGCAGAAGCAGGACAAGAAATCTCAAATCTGTCGACGAATTGTGTCTGGCACAGTTACGGATCGTCGCAACAGGGCGAAGTGGGCTCTGTGACACTGTGCTTTCCTTCAGAGAAGCCCAACCAAAAGCGCAAAATAGAGTGAGTGGGGGCATGGTCCAAACGCCTATCCATCCAATCCAATTAGACCAATACTCCACTACTAGTAACCATTTAGTGGAGAGAACCCATGATTGCAGCAACTTCAATTCATCAATAAAACAACCCTCAAACAGGGACATGAAATCGCATTTCAATTTTAAAGGCAATAAAAGTTGGATTTGAAAAAAAGAGGGGAGAGGTGCGCATACCATTTCAGCGCTACTTGGAGTCAAGGAACACAAAGGAAAACGAAGGTTGTCTACGAGAACAAGCAACGTTCCTACAACATTTTAGGAGAAATCCTTATCTTTGACAACTTCACATCTGGTTTATAACGACAGATCAGCCTTCCACGGTCTCATGCCATTGACGCTAACAGGTGATTGCCGACACTATAGACAATAAACTTTCAACTCATGCAACGGCAAAGGCTAATCTACCATGTTCCCCAGATACTGGCCCATCAAAAATTCAGGATCACGAGTGACATAGACAGAACCTCTGGGAGATAAGAACAAGGCTGCAAGTCATTCATAACTCCAGGTACTCATCAGGTCCTTTTAGGAGACAgtaacgccatcgagctcggctTGAGCTACTGCTGCACCGATTGCATCGATCACATCCATCTTCCCTTTTGACACCGCTTCGTCCATAGGCGTTTTCTCATGGCTGCAGAACACAAATCATGTCATGAAAAAGTGCCATCATTGTTCAGCTTAATTTCATACACAGTGATGGAAAAATGCATTCATGATGATGTCACGTCTTGAGACGTGGTCGTTTAGATTGGGCGTACCTGTTCAGAGCACTCACGCTAGCCCCCGCTGATATCAAAGCCTTGATTACCTGGGTTAGTtattttcaggagcagcagtgTCACTGAGTGTGTTTTCATCTGTACAAGAAAGCAGAGCGACCAAGGTATACTAATTTTACCTCTATATGTCCATTAAGGCATGCCCAGTGGAGGGGTGTGTTCTTCTCCAAGTTGGTGGCATTAACATTCTGAGTTTCAGTTATGCAGTCACAAACAGAACTTATGAGTCAAGTCTGAAAAACAAAATGCAACTTCAAAGGGTTCATCAGGCTTTGCTTGTGGTTAATTCGCATGGTGTCTGTAACAGAATTATTTTCTATTCAGGCTAGAATAGTCGATGCATCTTTTTCTTAGCTGGTAGTCCCATCAGAATGAAAAAGACCTTAATTGACTTTCAATAGAAGTTGGATTATCCTTTCTCCAATAAGAAAACATATTGCAAAGGGGCTTAGCGAAAGCATTAAATGAATGATGACATTTAATCTGGTTCAACATGGTAAATTGGTGTacaaaaaaagtagcttatacCGCTCCATTTTGAATCAAGTATTCCACCAcagcaagatggccattggcagAAGCCATATGAAGAGCTGAACGGAAATGGGGAACAAAATGTTAGTTAGTGGCCAGTAGCACAATAATTCGACAATAATCTTTGATGAAAACCCAGCCACCAAGTCTTTCAGCAGGCTTCAGATGAACTTTAACTATTCCAGTTTCACAAATTTTAAAGAGTTTTGGTAGTCTATTGGGTAACTTTAACTACTCCAGTTTCGCACAGTTTAAGAGTCTAGGCAGTCGATTGGTGATTTGCAGCTTAATGATACTAGGCTGATAAGAAGAGAATACTGTATATGAATACAAAAGGGGCCAAAAAGGCTC encodes:
- the LOC8072248 gene encoding ankyrin repeat-containing protein P16F5.05c, with amino-acid sequence MGVEPAQPNPTAAAVTATTAEQAQDLIDAARYDDLEDVVAMFSAGISLDSTDSQGRTALHMASANGHLAVVEYLIQNGANVNATNLEKNTPLHWACLNGHIEVIKALISAGASVSALNSHEKTPMDEAVSKGKMDVIDAIGAAVAQAELDGVTVS